A section of the Rummeliibacillus pycnus genome encodes:
- the murA gene encoding UDP-N-acetylglucosamine 1-carboxyvinyltransferase: MEKIVVKGGKVLHGNVKVEGAKNAVLPVLAASLLASEGKNIIKNVPNLADVYTIDEVLKSLNVHLTFSSKENIVEIDASGQLSSEAQFEYVRKMRASILVMGPLLARNGYARVAMPGGCAIGSRPIDQHLKGFELMGAKISTGHGYVEASTEGRLKGAKIYLDFPSVGATENILTGAALAEGTTIIENAAKEPEIVDLANFINEMGGKVVGAGTDTIRVEGVEKLYGTTHSIIPDRIEAGTFMVAAAITGGDVLIENAVPEHMTALIAKMREMGVEIEEENAGLRVRAMHPLKAVDVKTMPHPGFPTDMQSQMMSLMLVAQGASVITETVFENRFMHVEEFRRMNANAKIDGRSVIVDGPCKLQGAEVAATDLRAAAALILAGLVAEGVTRVSELRHLDRGYVDFHKKLAALGADIERISSEEVFEKELQTN, translated from the coding sequence GTGGAGAAAATTGTTGTAAAAGGCGGCAAGGTTTTACACGGAAATGTAAAAGTAGAAGGAGCAAAAAATGCAGTTCTACCAGTTCTTGCAGCATCATTATTAGCATCTGAAGGAAAAAATATAATAAAAAATGTGCCGAACTTGGCGGATGTATATACCATTGATGAGGTGTTAAAAAGTTTAAATGTACATTTAACATTCTCCTCTAAAGAAAATATAGTGGAAATTGATGCATCAGGACAATTATCTTCTGAAGCTCAATTTGAATATGTACGTAAAATGCGTGCTTCCATTTTAGTTATGGGACCACTTTTAGCACGTAATGGTTATGCACGTGTTGCTATGCCAGGTGGCTGTGCAATTGGATCTCGACCAATTGACCAACATTTAAAAGGCTTTGAGTTAATGGGGGCGAAAATTTCTACAGGACATGGTTATGTAGAAGCATCAACTGAAGGTCGATTGAAAGGTGCTAAAATTTATCTAGATTTCCCAAGTGTAGGTGCTACAGAAAACATCCTTACAGGAGCTGCCCTTGCGGAAGGTACAACAATTATTGAAAATGCGGCAAAGGAACCTGAAATTGTTGATTTAGCAAACTTTATAAATGAAATGGGCGGCAAAGTGGTAGGTGCCGGCACAGATACCATTCGAGTAGAAGGTGTTGAGAAATTATATGGCACAACACATTCAATTATTCCTGATCGAATTGAAGCAGGTACATTTATGGTTGCAGCAGCAATTACAGGTGGAGATGTCTTAATTGAAAATGCGGTACCAGAACATATGACAGCTCTTATTGCTAAAATGCGCGAAATGGGCGTTGAGATTGAAGAAGAAAATGCAGGTTTACGTGTTCGTGCAATGCATCCATTAAAAGCAGTAGATGTAAAAACAATGCCACATCCTGGTTTCCCAACTGATATGCAATCCCAAATGATGTCTTTAATGCTTGTAGCTCAAGGTGCAAGTGTGATTACGGAAACCGTGTTCGAGAATCGGTTTATGCATGTAGAAGAATTTCGTCGTATGAATGCTAATGCTAAAATTGACGGACGTTCCGTAATTGTAGATGGTCCATGTAAATTACAAGGTGCAGAAGTTGCTGCAACTGATTTACGTGCAGCAGCAGCATTAATTCTTGCTGGATTAGTCGCAGAAGGAGTTACACGTGTTTCTGAGCTTCGACATCTAGACAGAGGTTATGTCGATTTCCATAAGAAACTGGCAGCTCTAGGTGCTGATATCGAACGTATTTCTTCTGAAGAAGTTTTCGAAAAAGAGCTTCAAACAAACTAA
- a CDS encoding DUF1146 family protein translates to MDSVSSLIGQNALIGIVSHIFFIGITFYALQALMYEKVFKKNHVFQIQLLFILLSIAIGSTVSNFFITFTTWSRQLPFLFN, encoded by the coding sequence ATGGATTCCGTATCATCTTTAATTGGACAGAATGCACTAATTGGTATTGTGTCTCATATTTTCTTCATAGGGATAACATTTTATGCATTACAAGCTTTAATGTATGAAAAAGTTTTTAAGAAAAATCATGTTTTTCAAATTCAGCTTTTATTTATACTATTAAGTATTGCAATTGGATCAACAGTATCAAATTTTTTCATTACTTTTACAACATGGTCAAGACAATTACCATTTTTATTTAATTAA
- a CDS encoding F0F1 ATP synthase subunit epsilon produces MKTTVVNIVTPDGPVYDSEVSMVIVKTITGEMGILPGHIPTVAPLAVSAVRLKKDNNTEVVAVSGGFVEIRPDKVTILTPSAELADNIDIARAKEAVKRAEQRLQSKQDNIDFKRAELSLKRAMNRINVKEGNI; encoded by the coding sequence ATGAAGACGACTGTAGTCAACATTGTCACTCCCGACGGCCCAGTATACGATTCAGAAGTTAGCATGGTTATTGTGAAAACTATAACTGGTGAAATGGGGATTCTGCCTGGACATATTCCAACAGTTGCTCCTTTAGCAGTTAGTGCTGTTCGTTTAAAGAAAGACAACAACACTGAAGTTGTAGCAGTAAGCGGTGGCTTTGTTGAGATTCGTCCCGATAAAGTTACAATCTTAACTCCTTCTGCAGAACTTGCCGATAATATCGACATTGCTCGCGCAAAAGAAGCTGTTAAACGTGCAGAACAACGACTTCAAAGTAAGCAAGATAACATTGATTTCAAACGCGCAGAATTATCTTTAAAACGCGCAATGAATCGTATCAACGTTAAAGAGGGTAACATCTAA
- the atpD gene encoding F0F1 ATP synthase subunit beta encodes MNTGHVLQVMGPVVDVQFDNNTLPEINNALTVEIKRPNEDAVTLTLEVALHLGDNAVRTIAMSSTDGLQRGAVVTDKGAAISVPVGEVTLGRVFNVLGDTIDLADPIPADARRDPIHREAPKFEELSTNVEVLETGIKVVDLLAPYIKGGKVGLFGGAGVGKTVLIQELINNIAQGHGGISVFSGVGERTREGNDLFYEMSDSGVISKTAMVFGQMNEPPGARMRVALTGLTMAEYFRDEMGQDVLLFIDNIFRFTQAGSEVSALLGRMPSAVGYQPTLATEMGRLQERITSTNKGSVTSIQAVYVPADDYTDPAPATTFAHLDATTNLERKLSEMGIYPAVDPLASTSRALSPEIVGKEHYEVARQVQATLQRYHELQDIIAILGMDELSDEDKLTVARARRVQFFLSQNFHVAEQFTGQPGSYVHVKDTVRGFKEILEGKYDKLPEDAFRLVGPIEEVIAKAKDMGVEL; translated from the coding sequence ATGAACACAGGACACGTTCTTCAAGTAATGGGTCCAGTTGTCGACGTACAATTCGATAACAACACATTACCAGAAATTAATAACGCGCTAACTGTAGAAATTAAACGTCCTAACGAAGATGCAGTAACTCTAACTTTAGAAGTTGCTCTTCATCTAGGCGATAACGCTGTTCGTACCATTGCAATGTCATCTACAGATGGCTTACAACGTGGCGCAGTAGTAACTGACAAAGGTGCTGCAATCTCAGTGCCAGTTGGTGAAGTAACATTAGGTCGTGTATTCAACGTACTTGGTGATACAATCGACTTAGCAGATCCAATCCCAGCAGATGCTCGCCGTGATCCGATTCACCGTGAAGCACCTAAATTCGAAGAACTTTCAACTAACGTTGAAGTACTTGAAACAGGTATTAAAGTAGTAGACTTATTAGCACCATATATTAAAGGTGGTAAAGTCGGACTATTCGGTGGTGCCGGTGTAGGTAAAACCGTATTAATCCAAGAATTAATCAACAACATCGCTCAAGGACACGGTGGTATTTCCGTATTCTCTGGTGTAGGTGAACGTACTCGTGAAGGTAATGACCTATTCTACGAAATGAGCGACTCTGGCGTTATTTCTAAAACAGCAATGGTATTCGGTCAAATGAATGAGCCACCAGGTGCTCGTATGCGTGTAGCATTAACTGGTCTTACAATGGCTGAATACTTCCGTGATGAAATGGGTCAAGACGTACTATTATTCATCGATAACATTTTCCGTTTCACTCAAGCAGGTTCTGAAGTATCTGCGTTACTAGGTCGTATGCCTTCTGCCGTAGGTTATCAACCAACACTTGCTACTGAAATGGGTCGTTTACAAGAACGTATTACATCAACAAACAAAGGTTCTGTAACATCTATTCAAGCAGTATATGTACCAGCCGATGACTATACTGACCCGGCTCCAGCTACAACTTTCGCTCACTTAGACGCTACAACAAACCTTGAACGTAAACTTTCTGAAATGGGTATCTACCCAGCAGTAGACCCATTGGCTTCAACTTCTCGTGCTTTATCACCTGAAATTGTTGGTAAAGAACACTATGAAGTTGCTCGTCAAGTACAAGCTACTTTACAACGTTACCATGAATTACAAGATATCATCGCTATCTTAGGTATGGATGAATTATCTGATGAAGATAAATTGACTGTAGCACGTGCTCGTCGTGTTCAATTCTTCTTATCACAAAACTTCCACGTAGCTGAACAATTTACTGGTCAACCAGGATCATACGTACATGTAAAAGATACAGTTCGTGGTTTCAAAGAAATTCTTGAAGGTAAATACGATAAATTACCTGAAGATGCATTCCGTCTTGTAGGTCCTATCGAAGAAGTTATTGCGAAAGCAAAAGATATGGGCGTAGAACTTTAA
- the atpG gene encoding ATP synthase F1 subunit gamma, whose amino-acid sequence MASLREVKQRIKSTTSTSKITNAMQLVSSSKMSRAEANAKAYVPYMNKIQDVVAAIAAGTPKGSHPMLITRPVKKSAYLVIASDRGLAGAYNSNVIRKVLDGMESRNQSKNDVVIFAVGRVVRDFFKKQGYNVVDEAIGLPDQPSFADIKQIARKAVGMFTDGTYDELYMYYSHFISAISNEPTEKKVLPITDITPSSAATASYEFEPSGEEILEVLLPQYAESLIYGALLDGKASEHAARMTAMKSATDNAHDLINDLTILYNRARQAAITQEITEIVGGAAALE is encoded by the coding sequence GTGGCATCATTACGCGAAGTAAAACAACGTATAAAATCTACAACTAGTACTAGTAAAATTACGAACGCAATGCAACTCGTGTCATCTTCTAAGATGTCACGTGCCGAAGCTAATGCGAAAGCATACGTTCCATATATGAATAAAATTCAAGATGTTGTTGCAGCAATCGCAGCAGGTACGCCAAAAGGTTCACATCCAATGTTAATCACTCGTCCTGTAAAGAAATCTGCATATTTAGTGATCGCTTCAGATCGTGGATTAGCAGGTGCTTACAACTCTAATGTTATTCGTAAAGTATTAGACGGTATGGAAAGTCGCAACCAATCAAAAAATGATGTAGTTATCTTTGCAGTTGGTCGTGTCGTTCGTGATTTCTTTAAGAAACAAGGCTATAACGTAGTTGATGAAGCAATTGGTTTACCAGACCAACCTTCATTTGCAGATATTAAACAAATTGCTCGTAAAGCTGTTGGTATGTTCACAGACGGTACTTATGATGAACTTTATATGTACTACAGTCACTTTATCAGTGCAATTTCTAACGAACCAACGGAGAAAAAAGTACTTCCAATTACTGATATCACTCCATCAAGTGCTGCAACAGCTTCTTATGAATTCGAGCCATCTGGCGAAGAAATTTTAGAAGTATTGTTACCACAATATGCGGAAAGCTTGATTTATGGTGCGTTACTAGATGGTAAAGCGAGTGAACATGCTGCGCGTATGACAGCAATGAAGAGCGCTACAGATAACGCTCATGATTTAATTAATGATTTAACAATTCTGTATAACCGTGCACGTCAAGCGGCTATTACACAAGAAATTACCGAAATCGTTGGTGGAGCTGCGGCCTTAGAATAG
- the atpA gene encoding F0F1 ATP synthase subunit alpha, which produces MGIKAEEISGLIKKQMENYQSEMQVSEVGTIITVGDGIARAHGLDNVMAGELLEFSTGVLGMAQNLEENNVGIVILGPAKGIKEGDEVRRTGRIMEVPVGEELIGRVVNPLGLPVDGQGPINTTKTRPIESPAFGVMARKSVDEPLQTGIKAIDALVPIGRGQRELIIGDRQTGKTSVAVDTILNQADQNVTCIYVAIGQKESTVRSLVETLRKNGALDYTIVITASASSPAPLLYLAPYAGVSMGEELMLQGKDVLIVYDDLSKQAAAYRELSLLLRRPPGREAYPGDVFYLHSRLLERAAKLNESYGGGSITALPFVETQAGDIGAYIPTNVISITDGQIFLQSDLFNSGVRPAINAGLSVSRVGGAAQIKAMKKVAGTLRLDLAAYRELEAFAAFGSDLDAATKAKLERGKRTVEVLKQDLNKPIKVEKQVVILYALTKGFLDDIPVQDIVRFEQELYAWLDVNDEKGAGVLNQIRTTKGLPSDEDMASTINAFKKTFAISAE; this is translated from the coding sequence GTGGGCATCAAAGCTGAAGAAATCAGTGGACTTATTAAAAAACAGATGGAAAATTACCAATCTGAAATGCAAGTTAGCGAAGTTGGTACAATCATCACTGTTGGTGACGGTATCGCTCGTGCTCACGGCCTAGACAACGTAATGGCTGGAGAATTATTAGAATTCTCTACTGGTGTTCTTGGTATGGCACAAAACCTAGAAGAAAATAACGTTGGTATCGTTATCCTAGGCCCAGCTAAAGGCATCAAAGAAGGCGATGAGGTTCGTCGTACAGGTCGTATTATGGAAGTACCAGTTGGTGAAGAACTAATTGGTCGTGTTGTAAACCCACTAGGTTTACCAGTTGATGGACAAGGTCCTATCAACACTACTAAAACTCGTCCTATCGAAAGTCCTGCTTTCGGTGTAATGGCTCGTAAATCAGTTGACGAACCACTACAAACAGGTATTAAAGCAATCGATGCTTTAGTTCCAATCGGTCGTGGTCAACGTGAGTTAATCATTGGTGACCGTCAAACAGGTAAAACATCTGTTGCAGTCGATACAATTTTAAACCAAGCTGACCAAAACGTAACATGTATCTATGTTGCGATCGGTCAAAAAGAATCAACTGTACGTAGTTTAGTTGAAACTTTACGTAAGAACGGTGCTTTAGATTATACAATCGTTATTACTGCATCTGCATCTTCTCCAGCTCCATTATTATACTTAGCTCCTTACGCTGGTGTATCAATGGGTGAAGAATTAATGCTTCAAGGTAAAGACGTATTAATCGTATATGATGATCTTTCTAAACAAGCAGCTGCTTATCGTGAACTTTCATTATTATTACGTCGTCCTCCAGGTCGTGAAGCTTATCCTGGTGATGTATTCTACCTACACAGTCGTTTACTTGAACGTGCTGCTAAATTGAACGAATCTTATGGTGGTGGTTCAATCACTGCTCTTCCATTCGTTGAAACTCAAGCTGGGGACATCGGTGCTTATATTCCAACAAACGTAATTTCAATCACTGATGGACAAATTTTCTTACAATCTGACTTATTCAACTCAGGCGTTCGTCCAGCGATTAACGCAGGTCTTTCTGTATCACGTGTTGGTGGTGCAGCTCAAATCAAAGCGATGAAAAAAGTTGCTGGTACACTACGTCTAGACTTAGCTGCATACCGTGAACTTGAAGCATTCGCTGCATTCGGTTCAGATCTTGATGCTGCTACTAAAGCAAAACTTGAACGTGGTAAACGTACTGTAGAAGTACTTAAACAAGATCTTAATAAGCCAATTAAAGTTGAAAAACAAGTTGTTATTCTTTATGCACTAACTAAAGGATTCTTAGATGATATCCCAGTTCAAGATATCGTTCGTTTTGAACAAGAATTATATGCTTGGTTAGATGTTAACGACGAAAAAGGCGCCGGCGTTTTAAATCAAATTCGCACTACTAAAGGCCTTCCTTCTGATGAAGATATGGCTTCTACAATCAATGCATTCAAAAAAACTTTTGCTATTTCAGCTGAATAA
- a CDS encoding F0F1 ATP synthase subunit delta — MSQSTAANRYAKALFQLAQEQNLLNEVTEDLREVKIVLEENNNLFQLLDSPKIDSDKKKAMLSELFASVQPIIVNALKLLVDKKRIHEVVSVIDAFVAQANDAQGVADAVVFSTHTLTDEDKQRISTAFAQKVGKSALHITNEIDASLIGGIRVQIGNQIYDNSVATKLACLERELIG, encoded by the coding sequence ATGAGTCAATCGACTGCAGCGAATCGCTATGCTAAAGCATTGTTTCAATTAGCACAAGAACAAAATCTTCTAAATGAAGTAACAGAAGATTTACGCGAAGTAAAAATCGTTTTGGAAGAAAACAATAATTTATTCCAATTACTTGATTCTCCCAAAATTGATAGTGACAAAAAGAAAGCTATGCTTTCTGAGTTATTTGCTTCAGTACAACCTATCATCGTGAATGCATTAAAACTATTAGTTGATAAAAAACGCATTCACGAAGTGGTGAGTGTAATTGATGCGTTCGTAGCTCAAGCTAACGATGCTCAAGGTGTTGCAGATGCAGTTGTATTCTCAACTCATACACTTACTGATGAAGACAAACAACGCATTTCTACTGCATTTGCTCAAAAAGTAGGAAAAAGTGCGCTTCATATTACTAACGAAATCGATGCATCACTAATTGGTGGAATTCGAGTTCAAATCGGAAACCAAATTTACGATAATTCTGTTGCAACAAAACTTGCTTGCTTAGAACGTGAATTAATCGGTTAA
- a CDS encoding F0F1 ATP synthase subunit B, with amino-acid sequence MFLDYLLLGEAAHVTGVNWGDILVTLIVFIVLMLLLKKFAWGPLMGIMQQREEQVAGDLEAAEKSRQETKKLLEEQRSLLKEARTEAQAIVENAKKQADLQKEEIVSAARNEAARLQESAKREIETEKEKAIAAVREEVVSLSVLAASKVLNKEVSEEDNRSLIEETIAKAGETR; translated from the coding sequence GTGTTTTTAGACTATCTACTACTAGGTGAAGCAGCTCACGTCACTGGAGTGAACTGGGGAGATATCCTTGTTACTCTAATCGTTTTCATCGTCCTAATGCTTCTTTTGAAAAAGTTCGCATGGGGTCCTTTGATGGGAATTATGCAACAACGTGAAGAACAGGTTGCTGGTGACTTAGAAGCAGCTGAAAAAAGCCGTCAAGAAACTAAAAAATTATTAGAAGAACAACGTAGCCTTCTTAAAGAAGCTCGTACAGAAGCGCAAGCGATTGTTGAAAACGCTAAGAAACAAGCTGATCTTCAAAAAGAAGAAATTGTTTCAGCAGCTCGTAACGAAGCTGCACGTTTACAAGAATCTGCTAAACGTGAAATCGAGACTGAAAAAGAAAAAGCAATTGCCGCTGTTCGCGAAGAAGTGGTTTCACTATCTGTCCTTGCAGCTTCTAAAGTGCTTAACAAAGAAGTCTCAGAAGAAGATAATCGTTCTCTAATCGAAGAAACGATTGCGAAGGCAGGGGAAACTCGATGA
- the atpE gene encoding F0F1 ATP synthase subunit C — MGLIAAAIAVGLGALGAGIGNGLIVGRTVEGIARQPELKGLLQTTMFIGVALVEALPIIAVVIAFIVMNK; from the coding sequence ATGGGTTTAATAGCAGCAGCAATCGCAGTTGGTTTAGGTGCACTTGGTGCAGGTATCGGTAACGGTCTTATCGTAGGTCGTACTGTAGAAGGGATCGCTCGTCAACCAGAATTAAAAGGTCTTTTACAAACAACTATGTTCATCGGGGTAGCATTAGTCGAAGCCCTTCCAATCATCGCGGTAGTTATCGCGTTTATCGTAATGAACAAATAA
- the atpB gene encoding F0F1 ATP synthase subunit A, producing MQHENPHFELWGLGFNPATILVLLVTAVIVFLIAFISTRNLKLKPTGMQNFMEWIMDFVKGIIKNNMDWKTGGKFHILGITLIMFIFVANMLGLPLSVQVNGVLWWKSPTADPTVTMTLAVMILVLTNYYGVKQRGFKHYIGVFGQPMKFLFPLKIIEEFANTLTLGLRLYGNIFAGEILLGLLAGLGTQWSGLGFIAAFVPTLVWQGFSIFVGSIQSFIFVMLTMVYMSHKVSEDH from the coding sequence GTGCAACATGAAAATCCGCATTTTGAGTTATGGGGATTAGGATTTAACCCGGCAACTATTCTAGTATTGTTAGTTACAGCTGTGATTGTCTTCTTAATTGCTTTCATTTCAACTAGAAATCTAAAGTTAAAGCCAACAGGTATGCAAAACTTTATGGAGTGGATTATGGACTTCGTAAAGGGTATTATCAAAAACAATATGGATTGGAAAACAGGTGGAAAGTTCCACATTCTTGGAATTACACTTATTATGTTCATATTTGTTGCGAACATGCTTGGTCTTCCGTTATCTGTTCAAGTAAATGGAGTACTATGGTGGAAATCGCCGACAGCAGATCCTACTGTTACAATGACTCTCGCCGTTATGATTTTAGTATTAACGAACTATTACGGTGTAAAACAACGTGGTTTTAAGCATTACATTGGAGTCTTTGGACAACCAATGAAGTTTTTATTCCCGCTTAAAATTATCGAAGAGTTTGCAAATACATTAACGTTAGGTCTACGACTTTACGGTAATATTTTTGCAGGTGAAATCCTTTTAGGTTTACTTGCAGGTTTAGGTACTCAGTGGTCTGGATTGGGCTTCATAGCAGCTTTTGTTCCAACTTTGGTATGGCAAGGATTCTCTATCTTTGTTGGGTCAATCCAATCATTTATTTTCGTTATGTTAACAATGGTTTACATGTCTCACAAAGTGAGCGAAGACCATTAA
- a CDS encoding ATP synthase subunit I, which translates to MLELHQIFAKQKKVLFFLLAFFALGWGFTPLKTVFAGLAVGVLFGQYNFWILVRRMERFDRALSEGKKAPSLGMGLRFASGIAAAIVAITWPEYFHLVSVVIGLMIPYVLLVVDRIVFHVKTNKHI; encoded by the coding sequence ATGTTAGAATTGCATCAGATTTTTGCTAAGCAAAAGAAAGTCCTATTTTTTTTGCTCGCATTTTTTGCGTTAGGCTGGGGATTTACACCCCTTAAAACAGTATTTGCTGGTCTCGCAGTAGGTGTGCTTTTTGGTCAATATAACTTTTGGATTCTCGTCCGAAGAATGGAACGTTTTGATCGAGCATTAAGTGAAGGGAAGAAAGCGCCGTCACTTGGTATGGGACTACGCTTTGCATCCGGTATTGCCGCTGCAATAGTAGCAATTACATGGCCAGAATATTTTCACTTAGTGAGTGTGGTCATTGGGCTAATGATTCCGTACGTTCTGCTTGTAGTAGACAGGATTGTATTTCATGTAAAAACCAATAAGCACATTTGA
- the wecB gene encoding non-hydrolyzing UDP-N-acetylglucosamine 2-epimerase has protein sequence MSKKWKVMTVFGTRPEAIKMAPLVLELKKHPEKIETIVTVTAQHRQMLDQVLETFQITPDFDLNIMKNRQTLIDVTTRGLEGLDAVLKEAKPDIVLVHGDTTTTFVASLAAFYNQIAIGHVEAGLRTGNKYSPYPEEMNRQLTGIMADIHFAPTEQAKQNLLRENKAEKNIVVTGNTAIDALKTTVTNNYEHPVLNQIGDDRMILLTAHRRENLGEPMRHMFKAIKRLLSEFDDVQVVYPIHLNPVVREIASEILGGEKKVHLIEPLEVFDFHNFASKSYMILTDSGGVQEEAPSLGKPVLVLRDTTERPEGIEAGTLKLAGTNEDKIYKLAKELLVDENAYKKMAHASNPYGDGHASERIVESLLEFLAKI, from the coding sequence ATGTCTAAAAAGTGGAAAGTAATGACGGTTTTCGGAACTCGACCTGAAGCTATTAAAATGGCTCCACTTGTATTAGAACTTAAAAAGCATCCTGAGAAAATCGAAACAATCGTTACAGTTACAGCTCAACATCGACAAATGTTAGACCAAGTGCTCGAAACATTTCAAATTACACCCGACTTTGATTTGAACATTATGAAGAATCGTCAAACACTAATTGATGTTACGACAAGAGGACTTGAAGGATTAGATGCTGTCTTAAAAGAAGCAAAACCTGACATTGTCCTTGTTCATGGTGATACGACCACAACCTTTGTTGCAAGCTTAGCTGCATTTTACAACCAAATTGCCATTGGTCATGTGGAAGCGGGGCTAAGAACTGGTAATAAGTATTCTCCTTATCCAGAAGAAATGAACCGCCAACTTACAGGGATTATGGCAGACATCCATTTTGCACCTACTGAACAAGCTAAACAAAATCTGCTTCGTGAAAATAAGGCGGAGAAGAATATCGTTGTCACTGGTAATACGGCAATAGATGCGTTGAAAACAACTGTAACTAACAATTATGAACATCCTGTTTTAAACCAAATCGGTGATGACCGAATGATTCTACTAACAGCGCATCGACGTGAAAATTTAGGCGAACCGATGCGCCATATGTTCAAAGCTATTAAGCGCTTACTATCAGAATTTGATGATGTTCAAGTTGTTTATCCAATCCATTTAAATCCAGTGGTACGAGAAATTGCGAGTGAAATTCTTGGAGGAGAAAAAAAGGTTCACTTAATCGAACCTCTTGAAGTATTTGATTTCCATAATTTCGCTTCAAAATCATACATGATTTTGACAGATTCGGGTGGTGTACAAGAGGAGGCACCTTCTCTTGGGAAACCTGTACTTGTCTTACGAGATACAACAGAAAGACCAGAAGGCATTGAAGCGGGCACACTAAAATTAGCAGGTACAAACGAGGATAAAATTTACAAACTTGCCAAAGAATTATTAGTAGATGAAAACGCTTATAAAAAAATGGCACACGCTTCTAATCCATATGGAGATGGTCATGCTTCTGAAAGAATAGTAGAGTCGTTACTCGAATTTCTAGCAAAAATATAA
- the upp gene encoding uracil phosphoribosyltransferase, with amino-acid sequence MGKVYVFDHPLIQHKLTYIRDKSTGTKEFRELVDEVATLMAFEITRDLPTEEIEIETPVTTTKTKVLSGKKIAIVPILRAGLGMVDGVLKLIPAAKVAHIGLYRDPETLKPVEYYAKFPADLEERDFIIVDPMLATGGSAIEAINSLKKRGAKNIKFMCLIAAPEGVKAIQQEHPDIDIYIASLDEKLNDHGYIVPGLGDAGDRLFGTK; translated from the coding sequence TTGGGTAAAGTATACGTATTCGACCATCCATTAATTCAACACAAACTAACATATATCCGCGATAAAAGCACAGGTACAAAAGAATTTCGCGAACTAGTAGACGAAGTAGCAACACTTATGGCATTTGAAATCACTCGTGATTTACCAACTGAAGAGATTGAAATTGAAACACCTGTTACAACAACAAAAACAAAAGTATTAAGTGGTAAGAAGATTGCAATTGTACCAATTCTTCGTGCTGGTTTAGGGATGGTAGACGGAGTATTAAAATTAATTCCAGCTGCAAAAGTAGCTCATATCGGTTTATACCGTGATCCAGAAACATTAAAACCAGTAGAATATTATGCAAAATTCCCAGCGGATTTAGAAGAACGTGACTTTATCATTGTTGATCCAATGCTGGCAACTGGTGGTTCAGCAATTGAAGCGATCAACTCACTTAAAAAACGTGGAGCAAAAAATATTAAATTTATGTGCTTGATTGCTGCTCCAGAAGGCGTTAAAGCCATTCAACAAGAACATCCTGATATCGATATTTACATCGCATCTTTAGATGAAAAACTAAATGATCATGGTTATATTGTTCCAGGACTTGGCGATGCTGGTGACCGTTTATTTGGAACAAAATAA